The Chaetodon auriga isolate fChaAug3 chromosome 3, fChaAug3.hap1, whole genome shotgun sequence genome has a window encoding:
- the tm6sf2b gene encoding transmembrane 6 superfamily member 2, whose product METFVFLFSFSALGVLYAMNTIPEFQEPYVILEIGVAVLVIVFLFYFLITRGNPPKDALFFVFAEFCFTCVIDLTSALEHDGIISGFMEFYQKTGEPYLGTAYAIMMCYWDGIAHFIMYLVMISRITDRKAYRTLGLFWAGSLCANMSVFIAGIVAGKYGSEIRPAFWLNFLFLLVPIWGAVTLFTRPKDRPLIGGYNAQHAQSMKLIWRPLDLILVLLLLAAMAFTALRGLVALDSPLEACSIYLKHYEPYLKDPVGYPRVMMLHLFFYGLPLLGAFVYGLLRPGCTWMSDWTVFLAGAMIQCQWAHIGGSLHSRTTAPFRIPNDVFWSVLAANLLYAATPILVALRVQSNPYFFLKIAPFPGQTGLPNSEEKDTKYKDK is encoded by the exons ATGGAGACCTTcgtctttttattttcattttctgccctTGGCGTTCTTTATGCCATGAACACTATTCCCGAGTTTCAAGA gCCTTACGTGATCTTGGAGATTGGCGTTGCCGTGTTGGtgattgtgtttctgttttacttCCTCATCACTCGTGGCAACCCACCTAAAGACGCCTTATTCTTTG TTTTTGCAGAATTTTGCTTCACCTGTGTCATTGACCTGACGAGTGCCTTGGAGCATGACGGCATTATCTCCGGCTTTATGGAATTCTACCAGAAGACG GGAGAGCCCTATCTGGGAACAGCCTATGCCATCATGATGTGTTACTGGGATGGAATAGCACACTTTATCATGTACCTGGTGATGATCAGCAGGATAACAGACAG GAAAGCCTACCGTACCCTGGGCCTGTTCTGGGCTGGCTCTTTGTGTGCCAACATGAGCGTGTTTATTGCCGGGATAGTGGCAG GTAAATACGGGTCAGAGATCCGTCCAGCCTTCTGGCTcaacttcctcttccttttgGTGCCTATATGGGGAGCAGTCACACTATTCACTCGGCCCAAGGACAGACCGCTAATCGGTGGATACAAC GCCCAGCACGCTCAGAGCATGAAGCTGATCTGGCGTCCTTTGGATCTGATCCTGgtgctgctcctgttagctgccATGGCCTTCACCGCCCTCAGAGGCTTG GTGGCTCTGGACTCTCCACTCGAAGCCTGTTCCATCTACCTGAAGCACTATGAACCCTACCTGAAGGATCCTGTGGGCTACCCCAGAGTTATG ATGCTGCACTTGTTCTTCTACGGACTACCTCTGTTGGGTGCCTTTGTTTACGGACTCCTCAGGCCCGGGTGCACATGGATGTCAGACTGGACTGTGTTCCTCGCCGGAGCCATGATCCAG TGCCAGTGGGCCCACATCGGGGGGTCCCTCCACTCTCGTACCACAGCTCCGTTTCGTATCCCAAATGATGTTTTCTGGTCTGTGCTGGCAGCTAACTTGCTCTATGCAGCCACTCCTATCCTGGTGGCCTTGAGGGTTCAGAGTAACCCCTATTTCTTCCTGAAGATCGCCCCCTTTCCCGGGCAGACAGGTTTGCCAAACAGCGAGGAGAAAGACACCAAGTACAAAGACAAATAG